The nucleotide sequence GATTTTGAAGCTGAAAGTTAACCAGCTCACAATCGGAAAAGCGCCGCTCTGACTGTTTCAGGGCTTCTTCCATCTTATTCAGACGAAGGTACAGGAAGATGATGAGGCCCAGGGCAATGAGAAGAGCAGCGAGAGGCAACGCTTTATTCATGAGGTGAGTGCTTGACTGCTTGGGAAGTGAACGGTTGGCTGCTGCTTGTTCTGTTCATTGGTAGAACACGTAGCTGCTAACACAACAAGCAACCCGCAAGAATCATCAATTAAATGACTGTATTCGAATCAAATTGCTCTAAATAATCGGCCACTCTACGCACAAACATGCCACCCAGCGAGCCATCCACCACACGGTGGTCGTAGGAGTGCGAGAGGAACATGAAGTGCCGCACGCCGATCAGGTCACCTTGTGGGGTCTCGATAACGGCCGGCTTCTTCTTGATAGCGCCCACAGCCATGATGGCTACTTGTGGCTGCATGATGATAGGGGTACCCATCACATTACCGAACGAGCCTACATTGGAAACCGTGTAAGTGCCACCTTCCAAGTCAGCAGGCGTCAGCTTGTTGATGCGGGCACGGTTGGCTAGGTCGTTGACCTTTTTGCTGAGGCCATTGAGGTTGAGCTGATCGGCGTTGTGAATCACCGGGACAATGAGGTTGCCGGAAGGCAACGCCACCGCGACTCCAATGTTGATGTCGCGCTTCTTGATGATGTAGTCCCCATCCACCGATACGTTGATGTTCGGGAAATCCTGGATGGCGCGGGCAATGGCCTGAATGAAGATAGGCGTGAAGGTCAGGTTCTCGCCTTCGCGCTTCTTATAGGCGTCTTTGTTGGCATTGCGCCAGTGCACGAGGTCTGTTACATCTGCTTCCACGAACGATGTAACGTGCGGCGCAATCCGTTTGGAGTCTACCATGCGTTGCGCAATCATCTTGCGCATCCGGTCCATTTCAATCAGTTCCTGCCCACCGCTGACAGACGGTACGGCTTTGGTGGCCTGCGGAGCACTAACAGCTGGTTGCGCCGCTTGGGGCTGGCTGGCGGCTGGTTGCGGAGCTGGTTCCATTGGTTGTGGCGCGGGGGCTGCTGCTGGCGCAGGTGCAGGTGCCTCCGCTACGGTAGCGGCCGGAGCCGCCGCTTGCGGCGTCAGCGGCTTCTTGCCGGCGGCCACATAATCAAGAATGTCTTTCTTGGTAACCCGGTTTTCGCTGCCGGTACCGGGCAAGTACTCTAAGTCGGCCATCGAAATGCCTTCCTCGCGGGCAATACTGAGCACAAGCGGGGAGTAGAAGCGGCCAGTCTGGGGCTTCGCTTCCGATTGGGGCGTAGAGGCTGCTGGCGTAGTGGCCTCGGGTACGTAAGGCAGTTCAGTTACGCCGTTGTCGGTAGCAGCGGCTACTGGCTCTGGAGCTGGCTCTTGTGCCGAGGTGGGAGCGGCGGTGTCGGGCGCAGCTGCGCCAGCGCTGGCTGGCTCGGTTTCCACAATAGCAATGGGGGCACCTACTGCTACCACCTGGCCTTCCTGCACTAAAATCTCCTGCAACACACCGGCATGAATGGCGGGTACTTCGGTATCTACTTTATCGGTTGCCACTTCCAGCACTGATTCGTCCTGCTCAATTGCGTCGCCGACTTGCTTGAGCCATTTCAGGACGGTGCCTTCCATAATGCTTTCGCCCATTTTGGGCATCACCATTTCCACTCGTGCCATGCGGTAGGGATAGGGGTTGTGTTATTGTTATTGGGTGGGGAGTTTTCGTGCTCAAAGGTAACCGAAAACCCGAACGCGAAGGATGTCTATACGAGGACAGCCTATTGGACAGCGGCGAACCGAGCATTTCGGGCATTGGCGCCACCGTGGCATTTGCTGGAGTACTAGCAAGAAGTTGCAGCCCAACGACCGGCAACACTTGCCTCAGCTGGCGGGCAAGTTCTGCCGCAACAGGTTCAGGGCCATGGTCACGGTGTATTCCACGTTGAGCTGGCGGCCTCGGTTGAAAGTGAACAAGCGGCTGACCGTCTGATGGGCATCGGCATACGCCAAACAGATAGTGCCAACTGACTTGGTCTCGGTGCCACCGTCGGGCCCAGCAATGCCACTGGTAGCCAATGCCACATCCACCCCCAGCCGCTGGCGGGCGCCCTCCGCCATTTCGCGCACGGTAGCCTCACTCACGGCGCCATGTGCGGCCAGGGTTTCGGCCTGCACGCCCAGTTCCTGCATCTTGATGTCGTTGTGGTAGGCCACAATGCTGCCACGGAAATAAGCGGAGCTACCGGGTACACTCGTGATTTTATGCGCCAGCAGGCCACCGGTGCAGCTTTCGGCAGTTCCCACCGTCAGGCCCCGTGCTTGCAGCAACTGCCCAATGGCTGCTTCCAGCTTCACTTCGCCCTCCGCAAAAATATATTCCCCAATCAGTGTGTGCAGCTCTGGTAGCAAGTCCTTCATGCGCTGCCGCAGGTTCGGCTGTCCGTCGTCGTGGCCAGTTAGGCGCAACCGGACGCCGCCCAGGTAGGGGAGGTAGGCCAGCTTGATGTTGGAAGGAAGTGCTGTTTCCCAGTCCGCAATTTTTTCAGCCAAAAACGACTCTCCCAGCCCGATGGTCTGCACCACCACGTGCTCGATGGGCGGTACCTGAAAGCGGCTTTGTAGCTTGGGCAG is from Hymenobacter tibetensis and encodes:
- a CDS encoding dihydrolipoamide acetyltransferase family protein, giving the protein MARVEMVMPKMGESIMEGTVLKWLKQVGDAIEQDESVLEVATDKVDTEVPAIHAGVLQEILVQEGQVVAVGAPIAIVETEPASAGAAAPDTAAPTSAQEPAPEPVAAATDNGVTELPYVPEATTPAASTPQSEAKPQTGRFYSPLVLSIAREEGISMADLEYLPGTGSENRVTKKDILDYVAAGKKPLTPQAAAPAATVAEAPAPAPAAAPAPQPMEPAPQPAASQPQAAQPAVSAPQATKAVPSVSGGQELIEMDRMRKMIAQRMVDSKRIAPHVTSFVEADVTDLVHWRNANKDAYKKREGENLTFTPIFIQAIARAIQDFPNINVSVDGDYIIKKRDINIGVAVALPSGNLIVPVIHNADQLNLNGLSKKVNDLANRARINKLTPADLEGGTYTVSNVGSFGNVMGTPIIMQPQVAIMAVGAIKKKPAVIETPQGDLIGVRHFMFLSHSYDHRVVDGSLGGMFVRRVADYLEQFDSNTVI
- a CDS encoding competence/damage-inducible protein A, yielding MPLLPDVEIMTIGDELLYGQVIDTNSAFMGQELAKIGLRVRQISSVSDRADEIVAALDLARQRAQVVLITGGLGPTKDDLTKHVLARYFNSELVLHQPTLTHVEDIFKRFNRPMLEVNRQQAMVPANCEVLFNAVGTAPGMWFEDAGTVFVSMPGVPHEMKYLMTEQALPKLQSRFQVPPIEHVVVQTIGLGESFLAEKIADWETALPSNIKLAYLPYLGGVRLRLTGHDDGQPNLRQRMKDLLPELHTLIGEYIFAEGEVKLEAAIGQLLQARGLTVGTAESCTGGLLAHKITSVPGSSAYFRGSIVAYHNDIKMQELGVQAETLAAHGAVSEATVREMAEGARQRLGVDVALATSGIAGPDGGTETKSVGTICLAYADAHQTVSRLFTFNRGRQLNVEYTVTMALNLLRQNLPAS